The region GTTATCGGGGCATAAAAATGGTTCTCCCATCCACATGCATGTAATAGAGGACAAAAAGCTCATGTCATCCTAGACTATCCATATTCTGAAAATTCAAAATATTTTGTAGATCAAACCGTCGGTCGGATGCAAAATTATTTTCACATAAATGATTTGTCACGATgtgatctttaaaactagatcccgTGTTGATATGTTCTGATAACTTTTTGGGCTCAAAAGTCGCAACATATTGACTAAGTAAGTTACCGCACATGTTGTACGtaagtttttttttttgcgaaaaatgttGTTGTACGTAAGTTATCTTGGTATTTTCATATAAGTTGCCGTGGGTATCTTTTTCTACAACTATTTACCCCTTGCTCGATATTACATAAGTGTTTGTATCCAAGTTATCAGGTCTATGATTGATATGTTACCATCCTATTTACATTTAAGTTACTGAAGTTATGTGTTGATCAGTGTTATCACGGTGTTTGTATGTAATTTATCATGTATGCGGAtcatatattatcatgttattttcaCATAATTTATCAGGGTTATGTTTTTCAACAACTCCCCCACCCCTTGGTCTATATTACTACGGTGGTTGCACGTAAGTTATCTGGTATGCGGGTGTATATTACCATACCATTTACACGTAAGTTGATGAGGGTATATTTTTCAACAAAATTTTCCTCTCGGTAAAAGTTAGCATGATGTTTGTACGTAAGTTATCGGTTATGCCatgcttatattatcatgttatttacataaAACATATCGGTGATGTTTGAATAACTtttttccactagtagaaaaagggtctttaATCCCGGtttataagggcctttagtcccggttggaaccgggactaaagggtcgttactaaagccttctcctttagtcccggttcttacacgaaccgggactaaaggccgtccacgtggccgctgcctggaggtccacctttagtcccggttggtaacaccaaccggtactaaaggaaattttatgattttttttgaattttttattgattttcaaatttctgaattattttaacctctaatctctaatcacccctcccgcatcgctgctcaatttaacctctaatctctaatcacctctcatcattccaaatcatctaactttccggacggtcacccatcctctcactactccagcctgagcacgcttaactttcgggttctattctccctcgtttccaagtctgtacttgttgtttttctgacaatagtaagatgtcaatcctattaaccctcaggaatttagcttgagcatgaagtcacacatttcactgtttgagtttgaaactattgttctaaaaaacaataattatttagcaacactaatatttcttgaataagtagtttgaccacagtttgaccaaatttgaccaaaattcaaaaaaactgaaataattatttagtaacactaatatttattgaatAAGTAGTTCGACCATAGTttaaccacagtttgaccagatttgaccaaaattcaaaaaaaactgaaataattatttagtaacactaatatttattgaataagtagtttgaccattagtaccggttggtggctcgaaccgggactaaaagtctaacctttagtatcggttggtgccacgaaccggtactaatgggcatcgcaccctttagtcccggttcgtggcacccatcgggactaaaggtcccatttgaaccgggactaatgcatgtacggtgccctagccgcttgaaccgggactaatgctcacattagtcccggttcgtaacgcAACCGGGACTATTGCTCCGATCCGGCTGTGACGAAagcccttttttctactagtgttcccgGGTCAAAAAATTACCACGGTGCTTATAGGTCTGCCGCGCTTAAAATATTatgctatttacacaaaagttACCAGGGCTTGTTTGAACAACTTTTACCTTCAAAGTAAAAAAGGTTATCATGGTGTTTTAGACGTAAGTTATCAGATCTATGATGTGTGTCTTCATATGCTATTTACACAAAGATTATCAAAGGTATATTTCAATAAAAATATTCTCGCGTTCAGATTACCATCATGTTTTCACCTAAGTTATCAAGTATGTGGTGCTTATATTACCATTCAATTTCCTAAGAACTAACCGAAGTTCCTCTTCAATAAAAAATTTCCCCATGGTCAAAGTTACCACGATGTTTGTATATAAATTATCAGGTATGTGGTGTGTATATTATCATACTATTTACATAAAAATAATTGGGGAAATCTTTTCAATAATTTTCTTCCCCATGGTCAAACTTACCATGGTGCTTTCATCAAAGTAATCAGGTCTATGGTGCACATATTACCATGCTACTTACACAGTTTACGATGAGTGTGTTTTTAACAACTTTTTCTCTCAGATCCAAAATACGGCATTGTTTGCAtctaagttatcaggtctgcggACTGTGGTGCATATATTACCGTGTTATTTACACCGTAGCCATCAGTGGTATGTTTTTAACATATTTTTTTATCCGACCCAAAGTTACCGTCGTATTTATATGTAAGTTATCCAATTTATGACGTGTATATCATCAATGCTATTTTAGCAGTGAAATTATATGTCAAGCGCAAGAAAAAGGAACCAAATAAAACAAGGAATGCAGTAGTAGTTTCAGTGACGATAGCATCAAGCACTATTCACTTCGGTTCCATACAAGGTGCGTTTCAAAGCAGCAATGAGGAGCCTTGCGGTCGCTTCCTAAAGAAATTAAGCTAGTTATTTCACTTTACAGGCTAAGAATACACAGAAAACCTAGTATTGAATTATAGGAGCCATCTTCTCCGGGCAAATGGAAATTTCATCAGCGCTCTTGATAGACACCAATCTTGTTAGTGACCAATTTGTTCAGTTCAGGTCAGAATACAGTTTGTTTCACCAAATAATTCTTCGACCCAGTTTATTCTCTCCTCTCTTCACATAGAGCAGAAAAAACTGAACTAGAATACTAGCTCTCATGGACGAGCACACCTGACCGAGCTGAACCGAATTCACCTGACACTTGCAGGAGCTAGCTAGCTTTGCACACACCTCTCCGCTCTCTGTTCTTGTTTCTGCCTGCAGGCATCAACCATATTTTATATCTGAATACAGCTCACCCCGGGGTCCTTATCAAGTATCAGTCCTCAATGGAAAGCAGCTCAAATGCCCTTTAACTGAGATCTATTCATGGCAACTTAGCCACTTGACAGCAATTCATTTTCAGAACTATATGACAATTCCATGTTTCCCTTAAGTCTAAGAAACTCACAGTGAAAACCATCTATGCGAGAGTGGCAATCATCATCTGCAGACAACAAATGAATTACGTTTTTAATCTCAATCCAGCTCAAACCTaggttcattgtcttccatcacccCTCTGACAAGAGAAGAAAAATCACCCCTCTTCCCTCTAGCTGCTTTCTTAGTTTCAGCTGCAACGGCTTATTTTCCTGCAGAAGCATAAAGGTTTTAACGCAGTGTTTGTGTCTACATTTTCTTTTTCCTGCAGAATTTCACAGAACATTTTCTTCTCTTTCGCCTCCTCATGAGGACCAAAAGCCTTGCTAAATGTAATTGGTTAACCTTCCAAAAGCTAGAACAACCGTAAACAACAGTCGCACAGAGGGTAGAACAAACCAAAATACCAGAAGTAGCCAAGAGAAATCGGAAAAAGGGATGTAAGGGGAAGAAACCGAAATCTTGTACATGCACCATCTTTGATTAGCAAAACAGATAGAGAAAGGGGCAGCAGATTGTACTGCTGCACACAGAGAACAACAAAGTCCTCAGATTATCCATCATACAGTTCATAAATTTTATTGTACCAATACATATCACAACAATATTGTCCTCAACATGAAGGGGAACTCAAAATCTAACCACACAACCCATACTGCTAACTCTATCCAGGTAATGACACCTGAGGCGGCAGCAAAGAAGATAACATAAGGTGAGAAAAAGGGAGACAGCATATTAAACAACATTTGCACATAAACTCCCTGGTTAGAACCTGTGAAGAGCCATGGGTGACTTATTTCAAGGATGATCTTTACTCCTCCCATTTTCTTCTTAACTTGTTCACCTTCGTCATTGTCACTAGATATATCATATCAAAGAACCTATCAACCGTCAGAAAATACGCAGCCCTCCAAGCCCTTGCAAAAAACAGTATGTTCCAGACGATTAAAAGCCCGAAAGCAAATCCCACTTCCACAGTGATGTATGTCATCGCAGGCATTGCAGATACAGTATCGGTGCCATCATTTCCAGTTCCTTCAAGTGGATTCTCTCCAGAGCAGGGGCCATTCCGAAGAAGGCATAGTGCAGCATTGCCCACAAAACTCTCATTTGTGAATGTGGAAAATTGCCCCCCTATTGGGATATCTCCACTGAGATTGTTGTATGACACATCAAACTTGGAGAGGAAATTCAGCTTCGATAGAGATGAAGGTATGCTCCCGTTTAAACCATTGTGGGCAAAATTCAGCACTTCCAGGCTGGACATGTTTGACAACTCGTCAGGAATGTGCCCTGAGAAGTTGTTCCAGCTTAAGTCAAGTAAATGGAGCTGCACAAGATGCCCAAGGCCAGGCAAGACTGGCCCAATAAGCCAGTTACTAGAGAGGATCAGCGCCGGAGGGAAACTGCTCACATGGTTGTACTGCAAACCTTTTTCAGCTGAATTCTTCTTAATGAATAATGGGAGGTCCTCTATTGATGCATGCTCACTTGAATAAGTACTTGAAATTAAACTCTTTATTTGTGTAAAGCTCTTGGGGAGTTCCCCACTAAACGAGTTGTTTGACAGGTCGACGTAGAAGAGATTATTCAGATTGCCTAACCATGATGGGAGCTTTCCATTCAACTTGTTCCATGAAATGTCCAGCACTCTGAGGCTCTCCATGTTCTGCAGCCAAGGCTGGATCATGCCTGAGAGTGCACAGTTTGCAAGGACAAGCACCTGCAAGCTCTTGAAACCACTGATGCCATCTATTGGAAATGTCTCACCACCATGGAAGTTCTTCGTAAGCACTAAACTCGTCAGTTTGGGCAGGTGCTGCAAGACCCTCAATGCCGATGACAGGTTGGTGAAGCCATTTTGAGCAAGTGAGAGGTGTGACAGGGATCGCAAATGTTTAAAGCTCTCTGGTATCtcccccttgagcttgttccttccGAAGTTCAGCGTCTTCAACTCGGTGCACCACATGAGACTGGGAGGTATGGCACCACTCAACGTGTTGCTCCCTGCATCCAGAACATTCAGCCTTGGCAGTAAGTTGAAGTCTAGGGCAATTTCGCCTGACAGCGAATTGTTCCTTAGGTTGACAACCCTCAACATAGGGCAGCTTGATAGGGAGGCAGGCAATGTGCCACTGAACAAATTTGAGGCCAAGTTTAAGAACTCCAGCCTCCTCAAACCACCAAACACATCAGGGATGACACCAGTGAACATGTTATATGACAGGTCGATATGAATAAGCTGAGAGAAGTTACCCAGGTACTGGCTGAGACTACCAGAGAGCTGATTTTCCCGTAAACTGAGCCTCCTCAACTCTGATAACATGTACAGGTCGCTGGGGATACTCCCAGTGATGCCACTGCCATCAATAGAGAGCTCCACGAGCATCCTGCATCTGCCAAAGCCGGCGAGGACCTCACCGTTGAACTCATTCCTGGAAAATTGCAGGGCCTTGACTGGCGTAACACAGAGGGCCCTGGTGTTGAAGCCACCAGAGAAGGTATTACTAGAGATATCAAGAACCGCCAGGTTCATCGCGCCAGGGAACGTAGGATGCGGTCCGGTGAATTTGTTGAAGGAGATGTTTACCATCTCAATAGCTAGGAAGCCGTCTTCCCTCACCGGGAACGGCCCAGAGAACATGTTCACGCTGAGGTCGAGCATCTGCAGCCTCGCTAGCTGGCCAAGTCCCTCTGGTAGCTGACCATGGAACGAGTTGCAGGAGAGGTTTAGTGTCATGAGGCCATCGAGCGAGGTGATCAAGGAGGAGATGCCGCCATGGAGGCTCTTGTTGAAGAGATCCAACACGATAACCCTCCCAAGATCACAGGAGATGCCGGTCCAGAAACAGCATGCGGTGTCGTTGGGATGCCATCCGGTGAGCTTGGCACCCTTCCTGTCCCAGCCATTGGAAAAAGCAAGAAGTGCCTCCAGGTCAGTGGGGTGGCATGCCTGGTTCAGAGAATGGCTGCGATGTCCGTGGAGCAGAACATAGATGAGCAAGAATTGAAACAAGCAGTAATAGCCTCCCATCTTCAGCGAGAGGAAGCGGTGAAAGTAGAAAACCTTGCTGCAGGGCATGAACAGGTTGGAAGGACTTGGGAAGGAATTCTTAACCAAACTCACACCTTATTACAAGGGTGCATGGATTCAAGAatgaagaacacacaaacaaggaaAGACCGAACCTGTTGCCTCGGAGATACCGTTGTACAGAAAGCCTGATAAATGACCAGAAACTGAGGAATTGGTGTGGGGAAACATAAAACTTTTACGGGTGCTGTCCTCAAAGTCTATGACAACGTCATTCCATTTCCCATGAATAAATATAATATGATATCAAAAAGACCAAAAGTTTCCACCAACGCtgtcagagaaagagagagagactaAGAGACCAAGAGACTAAGAGACTAAGAGACAGAGACAGAGTAACTAACGGTGCCAAATCCTAACTTATCTTTATTCCTTGGAAGAGTCAATGTCCCCTCCTGGGCCCAGTGCTGCAGCCATGGCTCCCTCCTAACCTGCTGCACTGCTGCAGCTGTGGCCCTCCTCCTAAGCAATGATGGATCGATATGGTTACCCAATCATAAGAAGTCACTTAATTTAGAACATCAGCATTATTTAGTTGTCTTGATAAGGGTGTGAAAAATCATATGTACTAAGTTTAGAAACCAAAGGAAAATAATTAATGAGGCAGTCTAAATGCCCGGTAACATTAATCTGTAAACTCAGGAAGCTTACATGAATTGGAAGGGCTTGACTGGGACAGGTAACTGTGGTTCATACGGCCATGCCCTCAGTTAAGCTGTACATTTTTGTCTTCTGTTAGAACAATTCCAGTATAATCTCTGGGATATCTTACTCTGTATCCTTTAATATTCAGCAGCGCATGTCTTTCCTAGAAGCAGCCAGCACACCTGACAAATGATTAATGTGTAAACTCAAGAAGCCCTTGTCAAAATAATCTACTCAACAATCAACATCAATTTCTTTGAAACAGTAAAAAAGGGCACCACGGGGCATTTAGGTATCTCTGCTCTATAAAATTATAGCTCAAGATTCTGCTGGTGATCACAGATAGACTGAAACAGAACCAAAAAGACATATTAATGCAAGAGACACCAAAGCATCGGCTCAAACTTCTCTCTCCCATTCAGACTCGAGCAATTGTTTGTCAGCTGATCAATCCAGTGCTTAGTATGTACCTAGTCTCTGGAGGAACCAAACATAAGTCGGACTTATGCTTGGTTACTGTGTTACTTCCACCTCAGTAACTTGTTTGATGCAGTTTGACTGTAAACCTTCTTTGACCCAATGGTGGTAACAGTGCTATTGGAACCTTAAATTGATAGATTGTCCCTTGATAAGTAAACCTTCTCATTTCTTTTGCTTAGCTGTTACACCCAAATTCTTATTATAAGCCAGATTAGCAGCCGTGACAGAGGAAAGCAGTCAAAACCTCTTTTAAGTTCTAAGCAAAATCTGTTCATGGCAACTTAGCCACTTGGCAGCAGATCATTTTCACAACTATATTTTCAACCATTAGGGTGGCCCTTTCCAACCTTCAGCTCTGCAGAGAAGACAAGCACCATATTTTTAATCTTAATAACTCACCCGAGGGTCCTTATCAATAAGCAATCCTCAAAGGAAAGCAATTCAAATGCTCTTTCACTGAAATATATTCATGGCAACTTAGCCACTTGAAAGCAATTCATTTTCAGAACTATACAACAATTCCATGTTCCCCTTAAGTCGAAGCAACTCGCCACGATAGTCATCGATCTGAGAGTGGCATTCATCATCTGCTGAGAACacatgaatcgtatttttgatctCGATCCAGCTCAGACCAGGTTCCTTCTCAACCATCATTCCTCTGATCCTTTTCCTAATTTCAGCTACAACGTCCCATTTGCCTGCAGCAGCATAAAGGTTTGAAAGCAatacatgtgtcgacatatcatctgGGTCTTGTGCGAGTGCCTGTTCAGCGGCATGAATACCAACGGACAAATCATTTAATGCTACACAGGAACTTAGCAGAATTCTCCATAGTTCAGGACATTTCTTGGCAAATGGGGATTTCTGCAGTAAATCAACTGCTTCCTCCAATAAACCTGCCCTACCCAGCAAACTCACCATGCTAGTATAGTGCTTGAATCCTGGCATAATACCATCCGTCATCATACAAAACCAGTAGAACTTCCCTTTCTCAACTAGTCCACAGTGGCTGCATGCTGAAAGGAGGGAGATGTAAGTTACATGGTCAGGTTGCAGCTCATCACGAATCATCTCACCAAATAACTTAAATGCCATTTCTGAATTGCCGTAATTGCCATATCCCCCTATCATGGAATTCCAACACTTCAAATCTCGCTTTGTTATGGTGTAGAACACCGAATGGGCACCTTGCAGAGCACCATTTTTAGCATACATATCAAGCAGGCTTCCAGAGGCACAGATATTCCCTTCATAACCACTTTTTACCACTTGAGCATGGAGCATCTCTCCTTGCTTAAGACCTGCAAACTCTGCTGTGGAGTTCAAAGCACTGCTGAGAGAGAAGCTGTCGACCTTGTACCCTTCCTGAAGCATGCTAATGAAATACTTCAAGGCTAATTCAGCTTCGCCTGACGAAGAATGGCCTGCAACCATCTCGGTCCACATAATTACATCTTTCTCCGGAAGGGAATCGAACAAAATTCGTGCTGAGCCTGGCTCCCCGTTTGTAAAATACATATTGATCAATGTATTACCTACAAAGACACTGGTCTCCAACCCAGCTTTGACCACTTCAGCATGAAGTGGCATTCCACTACGCATTGCAGgtaaagcagcagcagcagacacCACAGCTGCAAATGTATACTCGTCAGGGACAACCGGTTCGCCAAACCGCACATCCTTGAGCCGTACAAAAGCATCCATAGCACTCCATCCATCCCCAGCACCAGAAAACCCAGCAATCAGAGTATTCCATGACACCAGGTCAGGCCTCTCAATCCTGTCAAACACATGCAACGCAGTGTCCAGATCACCGCAGCTGGAGTACATGCCGAGCAGCGCATTCTGCAGCGGCGTGTCAGGGTCAAGCTCCTCCGACTTCACCAGCCAGCCATGTAGCACGCGCCCTCCGCAGCGATCCCCAGCGCGCGCGCACCCGCTGAGTACCGACGAGAACGTGCTCTCAGTGGGTGCCAGCCCAGCCCTCACCATGCTGCAGAACCGCCCAAGAGCACGCCCGAGGTAGCCGTACCGCACGCTGCAGTGCATCGCGCAGTTCCACGCGACCACGTCAGGCGCCGCCATTTCGTCGAACACCCGGTTGGCGTCCCGCGGCGCCCCGCACTCGGAGTACATCTGCAGCAGGGCGGTGGGCACGATGTCGCTGGCGAGGAACCCGAGCGCCGCGGCCTGCGCGTGCGCCAGGGCGCCCGCGCGGCCGTCCCGCAGCGCGCCGGCGGCGCGGAGGACGGCGCAGAGGCTGGGCGCGGTGGGGCGGAGCCCGGACGCGCATAGCTGGCCGAAGAGCCGGAAGGCCTGCGGCGCGTG is a window of Triticum dicoccoides isolate Atlit2015 ecotype Zavitan chromosome 2B, WEW_v2.0, whole genome shotgun sequence DNA encoding:
- the LOC119366318 gene encoding phytosulfokine receptor 1-like isoform X2; protein product: MGGYYCLFQFLLIYVLLHGHRSHSLNQACHPTDLEALLAFSNGWDRKGAKLTGWHPNDTACCFWTGISCDLGRVIVLDLFNKSLHGGISSLITSLDGLMTLNLSCNSFHGQLPEGLGQLARLQMLDLSVNMFSGPFPVREDGFLAIEMVNISFNKFTGPHPTFPGAMNLAVLDISSNTFSGGFNTRALCVTPVKALQFSRNEFNGEVLAGFGRCRMLVELSIDGSGITGSIPSDLYMLSELRRLSLRENQLSGSLSQYLGNFSQLIHIDLSYNMFTGVIPDVFGGLRRLEFLNLASNLFSGTLPASLSSCPMLRVVNLRNNSLSGEIALDFNLLPRLNVLDAGSNTLSGAIPPSLMWCTELKTLNFGRNKLKGEIPESFKHLRSLSHLSLAQNGFTNLSSALRVLQHLPKLTSLVLTKNFHGGETFPIDGISGFKSLQVLVLANCALSGMIQPWLQNMESLRVLDISWNKLNGKLPSWLGNLNNLFYVDLSNNSFSGELPKSFTQIKSLISSTYSSEHASIEDLPLFIKKNSAEKGLQYNHVSSFPPALILSSNWLIGPVLPGLGHLVQLHLLDLSWNNFSGHIPDELSNMSSLEVLNFAHNGLNGSIPSSLSKLNFLSKFDVSYNNLSGDIPIGGQFSTFTNESFVGNAALCLLRNGPCSGENPLEGTGNDGTDTVSAMPAMTYITVEVGFAFGLLIVWNILFFARAWRAAYFLTVDRFFDMIYLVTMTKVNKLRRKWEE
- the LOC119366318 gene encoding phytosulfokine receptor 1-like isoform X1, with protein sequence MPCSKVFYFHRFLSLKMGGYYCLFQFLLIYVLLHGHRSHSLNQACHPTDLEALLAFSNGWDRKGAKLTGWHPNDTACCFWTGISCDLGRVIVLDLFNKSLHGGISSLITSLDGLMTLNLSCNSFHGQLPEGLGQLARLQMLDLSVNMFSGPFPVREDGFLAIEMVNISFNKFTGPHPTFPGAMNLAVLDISSNTFSGGFNTRALCVTPVKALQFSRNEFNGEVLAGFGRCRMLVELSIDGSGITGSIPSDLYMLSELRRLSLRENQLSGSLSQYLGNFSQLIHIDLSYNMFTGVIPDVFGGLRRLEFLNLASNLFSGTLPASLSSCPMLRVVNLRNNSLSGEIALDFNLLPRLNVLDAGSNTLSGAIPPSLMWCTELKTLNFGRNKLKGEIPESFKHLRSLSHLSLAQNGFTNLSSALRVLQHLPKLTSLVLTKNFHGGETFPIDGISGFKSLQVLVLANCALSGMIQPWLQNMESLRVLDISWNKLNGKLPSWLGNLNNLFYVDLSNNSFSGELPKSFTQIKSLISSTYSSEHASIEDLPLFIKKNSAEKGLQYNHVSSFPPALILSSNWLIGPVLPGLGHLVQLHLLDLSWNNFSGHIPDELSNMSSLEVLNFAHNGLNGSIPSSLSKLNFLSKFDVSYNNLSGDIPIGGQFSTFTNESFVGNAALCLLRNGPCSGENPLEGTGNDGTDTVSAMPAMTYITVEVGFAFGLLIVWNILFFARAWRAAYFLTVDRFFDMIYLVTMTKVNKLRRKWEE